In the Anopheles arabiensis isolate DONGOLA unplaced genomic scaffold, AaraD3 Autosomal_pericentromeric_contig0004, whole genome shotgun sequence genome, one interval contains:
- the LOC120908275 gene encoding protein lin-28 homolog A-like — translation MRKNIERRIPSAHYSNVPRLVAPRQAPTETPRCYNCSDFGHHSSQCTKPRRALGSCFRCGSTSHVIRNCPDVVRRQPTAAAVQSNENETPNVDDANNGNVLQLDAYQEC, via the exons ATGCGCAAAAATATAGAACGCCGCATTCCTTCTGCCCACTACTCAAATGTTCCGAGATTAGTGGCCCCGAGACAGGCGCCAACAGAAACACCTCGTTGTTACAACTGCTCAGATTTTGGACACCATTCATCACAATGTACTAAACCTCGTCGAGCCTTGGGTTCCTGCTTCCGATGCGGCAGTACATCTCACGTCATCCGTAACTGTCCCGACGTAGTTAGACGACAaccaacagcagccgcagtTCAGAGCAACGAAAATGAGACACCGAATGTAGATGACGCGAATAATGGAAACGTTCTGCAGCTCGATGCCTATCAGGAG TGCTAA